The Ziziphus jujuba cultivar Dongzao chromosome 12, ASM3175591v1 sequence TCACgtgagtttttattttattttattttctttttgatctttctaagaaaacaaattaagcaaccgcaaaaaaaaaaaccaaaaaacaaaaaaacaaaaaaaaccacctTATTCTCTGAGTCATAGATAgtaagtaaaatattattttaaaattggtgGAGGCATTAATAACACAAAAAGGCATAGTCAAGCATTTGAAAGTGGTAGTGGTTTACCCTGTAGAAATTTGTGGAACAGAAGCAGAGATCTCTCTGGTTGTGTGGATGGAGCTGCGTGAGATCCTCCTCTGATGATCGCAAACGACAACATATTATCATTTCCGTACACTTGACTCCAGCCTCCAACCTGCTTTGGTTTTATTAGGTCAAATAACTTACTAATTAGAGCTAAACCATGCAAAATCTTTAATtactagtttatttatttatttattttttagaaaagaaacaaaGCCAAATATATTTGTACAAACTAACCTGTCTTCCTTCTATCCAGGCCCTGTAAGGTTGAGTAGTCTTCAGTTTTAGCTCTTTGGCTAATCTGCTTACTAAACTTCGAGTTCCAGTGAAAGGAATAACCGAGTCTTGGTCTCCACTGTCACAAAATttaccatataaatatatatatatatatatatatatatataatatttttcccattgatttcttgattaattaattaattcgatACAAAACAGAATTAAGTCCTATACCTGTAAACCATGACTCGGATTCCAGACTTCACAAGTGAGCCTAACAAATGAATAGTTGGTATTTCTTCGTTTTGTTTGTCATAGTTTATCACACTACTGCAAtattgtaataaaataatattaattgagaaaaaaaaaaacaacgaaaaaaaaaaagaaaagaaaagaaaagaaaaatatttggtttgaaAGCATTAATTACCCTTTGCTATTGTTGATGCACAAGCTCCATTGAGTGACTCCAACCAGACGAGCATGAAGTGAGTTTTGGACATCTTTCCTGTTGAAATAATACTCTGTTTTTTCTTCCAAACAAACATCTATATCATTGCATTTGCGTGGGTTAAGTGGGTGAAGATGAAGCTGGTTAGATGAATTTGAGAGACATTTGTCACCACTCACGTCATAAAGAGCCAGATACTCAGTCATTTCTTTAGAGAGCGCGTGATTTACACGGCGACAAGATTCAGAAACAGGGCCACCTAATAAGTACTCTCTCCTCAACCGAGAAGTGTTGCACATCCTTTTCACAAGTTTGTATGAGGAATCAGATATGATCCCATGAGACCAATAATATCCAGCCCATGAATTAATATCTGTGTTGAATTCCAAAAGAGGATTTCCAATCTGCAATGTTcatttttgaaaagttcccaaatattaatccaaaattggaggcagaaaaaaattaaaataaaataaaataaggtttACTATTAATTTTGTAATGTCAATTCAACTACTCACAGCCACTCCCCTTAGGCTGAGTCTCAAATTAGAGTGAAGAACAAGCTGTGCTAGTTGTGGCACATAGTGACCTATTTTATGGGACAAGATAGCAAGAAAAGCAATCTTTTTACTTTATAAATCAAAAATAgatatggataaataaataaataggacgAAGCTAACTGCTAAATATGAGCTgtataaataataactattcTCTCTTTGTCAAACCTTCTATTGATTGTTATCCAAATTATTTGAGTTTAATGACAAATTGAGATATCTTAATTAACAGGTCCAAATGAGaaacgaaattatttttttccaaattttttataactttctCAACCATGATCATGAGAGCctagattgtatatatatatatatatatatatataatgaaaaacttAATTATCTAAATCAATCTAATAGTATATTCCataaaaattaactttaatCCTTAATTTGCTTAATGTGTGACAGCTCGCAGTAGTGTATAATAAAAAGTTATAACTCACCTAACCATGAGAAacgaatttttatttatttattttattttataacttaCTCAACCATGATCATGAGATCCTagattacttatatatatatatatatatatacacacacacacacaatgaaACACTTAATTAtctaaatcaatcaaatattatattccacaaaaaattaaatttaatcctTAATTTGcttgatatataatatgtgACAGCATTCGGTGGTGTATAATACAAAGTTACCTGCGTAGCTCTCTCCTGCAATGAAAAAGTCTCTGTTGTTATATTC is a genomic window containing:
- the LOC107434611 gene encoding serine carboxypeptidase-like 45 isoform X2, giving the protein MMPFPSEPWIKMAVMVFVIFIQTNLVVESQPKSDKITSLPGQPDHVSFQQFSGYVMVDEKQHRALFYYFVEAEEHPASRPLVLWLAGGPGCSSVGAGAFMEHGPFRPNGENLVKNEYSWNKEANMLYPESPAGVGFSYSSNKSFYSYINDDITAQDSLTFLKQWLIKYPEYNNRDFFIAGESYAGHYVPQLAQLVLHSNLRLSLRGVAIGNPLLEFNTDINSWAGYYWSHGIISDSSYKLVKRMCNTSRLRREYLLGGPVSESCRRVNHALSKEMTEYLALYDVSGDKCLSNSSNQLHLHPLNPRKCNDIDVCLEEKTEYYFNRKDVQNSLHARLVGVTQWSLCINNSKGSVINYDKQNEEIPTIHLLGSLVKSGIRVMVYSGDQDSVIPFTGTRSLVSRLAKELKLKTTQPYRAWIEGRQVGGWSQVYGNDNMLSFAIIRGGSHAAPSTQPERSLLLFHKFLQGKPLPLSNA
- the LOC107434611 gene encoding serine carboxypeptidase-like 45 isoform X3; protein product: MMPFPSEPWIKMAVMVFVIFIQTNLVVESQPKSDKITSLPGQPDHVSFQQFSGYVMVDEKQHRALFYYFVEAEEHPASRPLVLWLAGGPGCSSVGAGAFMEHGPFRPNGENLVKNEYSWNKEANMLYPESPAGVGFSYSSNKSFYSYINDDITAQDSLTFLKQWLIKYPEYNNRDFFIAGESYAGHYVPQLAQLVLHSNLRLSLRGVAIGNPLLEFNTDINSWAGYYWSHGIISDSSYKLVKRMCNTSRLRREYLLGGPVSESCRRVNHALSKEMTEYLALYDVSGDKCLSNSSNQLHLHPLNPRKCNDIDVCLEEKTEYYFNRKDVQNSLHARLVGVTQWSLCINNSKGGDQDSVIPFTGTRSLVSRLAKELKLKTTQPYRAWIEGRQQVGGWSQVYGNDNMLSFAIIRGGSHAAPSTQPERSLLLFHKFLQGKPLPLSNA
- the LOC107434611 gene encoding serine carboxypeptidase-like 45 isoform X1, producing MMPFPSEPWIKMAVMVFVIFIQTNLVVESQPKSDKITSLPGQPDHVSFQQFSGYVMVDEKQHRALFYYFVEAEEHPASRPLVLWLAGGPGCSSVGAGAFMEHGPFRPNGENLVKNEYSWNKEANMLYPESPAGVGFSYSSNKSFYSYINDDITAQDSLTFLKQWLIKYPEYNNRDFFIAGESYAGHYVPQLAQLVLHSNLRLSLRGVAIGNPLLEFNTDINSWAGYYWSHGIISDSSYKLVKRMCNTSRLRREYLLGGPVSESCRRVNHALSKEMTEYLALYDVSGDKCLSNSSNQLHLHPLNPRKCNDIDVCLEEKTEYYFNRKDVQNSLHARLVGVTQWSLCINNSKGSVINYDKQNEEIPTIHLLGSLVKSGIRVMVYSGDQDSVIPFTGTRSLVSRLAKELKLKTTQPYRAWIEGRQQVGGWSQVYGNDNMLSFAIIRGGSHAAPSTQPERSLLLFHKFLQGKPLPLSNA